A region from the Leopardus geoffroyi isolate Oge1 chromosome C2, O.geoffroyi_Oge1_pat1.0, whole genome shotgun sequence genome encodes:
- the PWP2 gene encoding periodic tryptophan protein 2 homolog isoform X1, whose product MKFAYREGLGGGSPPAHSQLLSGGCTHPLSPFLGATFLVGTASPNRLPALPVVPAVFSNLLGTVYRCGNLNFTCDGNSVISPVGNRVTVFDLKNNKSSTLPLATRYNVKCVGLSPDGRLAIIVDEGGDALLVSLVCRSVLHHFHFKGSVHSVSFSPDGRKFVVTKGNIAQMYHAPGRKREFNAFVLDKTYFGPYDETTCIDWTDDSRCFAVGSKDMSTWVFGAERWDNLIYYALGGHKDAIVACFFESGSLDLYTISQDGALCVWQCDTSPEGLRPKAPTGWKADLLQGEEEEEEEEREEETTVRGKTAPAPEEQQGKVKYSRLAKYFFNKEGDFNNLTAAAFHKKTHLLVTGFASGIFHLHELPEFNLIHSLSISDQRVASIAVNGSGDWIAFGCAGLGQLLVWEWQSESYVLKQQGHFNSMVSLAYSPDGQYIVTGGDDGKVKVWNTLSGFCFVTFTEHSSGVTGVTFTATGYVIVTSSMDGTVRAFDLHRYRNFRTFTSPRPTQFSCVAVDCSGEVVSAGAQDSFEVFIWSMQTGRLLDVLSGHEGPISSLCFSPVKSVLASASWDRTVRLWDMADSWRTTETLGLTSDALAVTFRPDGAELAVATLNSQITFWDPENAVQTGSIEGRHDLKTGRKELDKVTAKHSAKGKAFTALCYSADGQSVLAGGMSKFVCIYHVKEQILRKKFEISRNLSLDAMEEFLNRRKRTEFGNLALIDQDAGAEDGVAIPLPGVKKGDMSSRHLKPEIRVTSLRFSPTGRCWAATTTEGLLVYSLDAQMLFDPFELDTDVTPARIRAAVRQQDLTGAILMAFRLNERTLLQEVLESVPWDEVEVVSSSLPELYVEKVLEFLASSFEVSRHLEFYLLWTQKLLLVHGQKLKSRAGKVLPAVQFLQKSIQRHLDSVSKLCDWNRYNIQYALAVSKQRGIKRPSEPLGSEEEADASDDDDTLHPLGEGQEDGDRQLV is encoded by the exons ATGAAGTTCGCTTACCGG gaggggctgggtggcGGCTCTCCTCCCGCCCATAGCCAGCTCCTCTCTGGCGGCTGCACTCACCCGCTGTCTCCATTCCTTGGGGCCACCTTCCTGGTCGGGACAGCATCACCGAACcgcctccctgctctccctgttGTTCCCGCTGTG ttttcgaATTTGCTGGGGACAGTCTATCGGTGTGGAAACTTAAATTTTACATGCGATGGAAATTCAGTTATTAGTCCTGTGGGAAACAGAGTGACGGTGTTTGACCTTAAGAA CAACAAATCCAGCACTTTGCCCTTGGCCACTCGGTACAACGTTAAGTGTGTCGGGCTGTCCCCAGACGGCCGCCTGGCCATCATCGTCGATGAAG GGGGGGACGCGCTGCTGGTCAGCCTGGTCTGCAGGTCCGTGCTCCATCACTTCCACTTTAAGGGCTCCGTGCACAGCGTGTCCTTCTCCCCTGACGGCAG GAAGTTCGTTGTCACAAAAGGCAACATCGCTCAGATGTACCACGCCCCTGGGAGGAAGCGGGAATTCAACGCGTTCGTCCTGGACAAAACCTACTTTGGGCCGTACGATGAGACCACGTGCATCGACTGGACGGACGACTCCCG GTGCTTTGCGGTCGGGAGCAAAGACATGTCCACGTGGGTTTTCGGAGCTGAGCGCTGGGACAACCTCATCTACTATGCGCTGGGAGGACACAAGGATGCGATCGTGGCTTGCTTCTTTGAATCCGGCAGCCTAGAT CTGTACACGATCAGCCAGGACGGGGCCCTGTGTGTGTGGCAGTGTGACACCTCCCCCGAAGGCCTGAGGCCGAAAGCCCCCACGGGCTGGAAGGCAGATCTGCtgcagggggaagaggaggaggaggaggaggagcgggaggaggagACCACAGTCCGGGGGAAAACCGCACCGGCCCCGGAGGAGCAGCAGGGAAAAGTGAAATACTCCCGGCTAGCCAA GTACTTTTTCAATAAGGAGGGAGATTTCAACAACCTGACTGCTGCGGCCTTTCACAAAAAGACCCACCTCTTGGTCACCGGCTTTGCTTCTGGAATCTTCCACCTTCACGAGCTCCCCGAGTTCAACCTCATCCACTCCCTGAG CATCTCCGATCAGAGGGTCGCTTCCATCGCTGTCAACGGCTCCGGAGACTGGATCGCCTTTGGCTGTGCAG GCCTGGGCCAGCTGCTGGTGTGGGAGTGGCAGAGTGAGTCCTACGTGCTCAAGCAGCAGGGCCATTTCAACAGCATGGTGTCTCTGGCCTACTCCCCCGACGGGCAGTACATCGTCACCGGCGGTGATGACGGCAAG GTCAAGGTGTGGAACACCCTCAGTGGCTTCTGCTTCGTCACTTTTACGGAGCACTCAAGTGGGGTCACCGGCGTGACCTTCACTGCCACTGGCTATGTCATCGTGACCTCTTCCATGGATGGGACTGTGCGTGCCTTTGACCTTCACAG GTACCGGAACTTCCGCACCTTCACGTCTCCACGGCCCACCCAGTTCTCCTGCGTGGCTGTGGACTGCAGCGGGGAGGTCGTTTCGGCTGGGGCACAGGACTCCTTCGAGGTCTTCATCTGGTCCATGCAGACGGGCAGGCTCCTGGAC GTTCTGTCCGGCCACGAGGGCCCCATCAGCAGTCTGTGCTTTAGCCCGGTGAAGTCCGTCCTGGCCAGCGCCTCCTGGGACAGGACGGTGCGCCTGTGGGACATGGCAGACAGCTGGAGGACCACGGAGACGCTGGGCCTGACCTCGGATG CCCTGGCTGTGACCTTCCGTCCCGACGGGGCAGAGTTGGCCGTCGCCACACTGAACTCACAGATCACCTTCTGGGACCCCGAGAACGCCGTGCAGACGGGCTCCATCGAGGGCAGGCACGACCTCAAGACGGGCAGGAAGGAGCTGGACAAGGTCACCGCCAAGCACTCGGCCAAGGGGAA GGCCTTCACTGCTCTGTGCTACTCTGCGGACGGCCAGAGCGTCCTCGCGGGAGGGATGTCCAAGTTCGTGTGCATCTATCACGTCAAGGAGCAGATCCTCAGGAAGAAGTTCGAGATCTCCCGCAACCTCTCCCTGGACGCCATGGAG GAATTTCTGAACCGGAGGAAGAGGACAGAGTTTGGCAACCTGGCGCTAATCGATCAGGACGCCGGGGCAGAGGACGGAGTCGCGATCCCACTGCCGGGTGTGAAGAAAG GTGACATGAGCTCTCGGCACTTGAAGCCTGAAATCCGGGTGACTTCGCTTCGCTTCTCTCCCACCG GGCGCTGCTGGGCGGCCACCACCACCGAGGGGCTCCTCGTCTACTCCCTGGACGCCCAGATGCTGTTTGACCCATTTGAGCTGGACACCGACGTCACCCCCGCACGCATCCGGGCGGCCGTGCGCCAGCAGGACTTGACCGGGGCCATCCTCATGGCCTTCCGGCTCAACGAGCGGACGCTGCTACAGGAGGTCCTGGAGTCGGTGCCCTGGGACGAGG TCGAGGTCGTCAGCTCCTCGCTTCCTGAGCTGTACGTGGAGAAAGTGCTGGAGTTCTTGGCTTCCTCCTTCGAAGTGTCTCGCCACCTGGAATTCTACCTCCTATGGACCCAGAAATTGCTCCTGGTGCACGGGCAGAAGCTGAAGTCTAG AGCAGGGAAGGTGCTGCCGGCCGTTCAGTTCCTTCAGAAGAGCATCCAGCGGCACTTGGACAGTGTCTCCAAACT CTGTGACTGGAACCGCTATAACATCCAGTACGCTCTGGCAGTTTCCAAGCAGCGGGGCATAAAGCGCCCCTCAGAGCCGCTGGGAAGCGAGGAGGAAGCGGATGCGTCTGATGACGATGACACTCTGCACCCGCTCGGGGAAGGACAGGAAGACGGGGACAGACAGCTGGTGTAG
- the PWP2 gene encoding periodic tryptophan protein 2 homolog isoform X2 → MKFAYRFSNLLGTVYRCGNLNFTCDGNSVISPVGNRVTVFDLKNNKSSTLPLATRYNVKCVGLSPDGRLAIIVDEGGDALLVSLVCRSVLHHFHFKGSVHSVSFSPDGRKFVVTKGNIAQMYHAPGRKREFNAFVLDKTYFGPYDETTCIDWTDDSRCFAVGSKDMSTWVFGAERWDNLIYYALGGHKDAIVACFFESGSLDLYTISQDGALCVWQCDTSPEGLRPKAPTGWKADLLQGEEEEEEEEREEETTVRGKTAPAPEEQQGKVKYSRLAKYFFNKEGDFNNLTAAAFHKKTHLLVTGFASGIFHLHELPEFNLIHSLSISDQRVASIAVNGSGDWIAFGCAGLGQLLVWEWQSESYVLKQQGHFNSMVSLAYSPDGQYIVTGGDDGKVKVWNTLSGFCFVTFTEHSSGVTGVTFTATGYVIVTSSMDGTVRAFDLHRYRNFRTFTSPRPTQFSCVAVDCSGEVVSAGAQDSFEVFIWSMQTGRLLDVLSGHEGPISSLCFSPVKSVLASASWDRTVRLWDMADSWRTTETLGLTSDALAVTFRPDGAELAVATLNSQITFWDPENAVQTGSIEGRHDLKTGRKELDKVTAKHSAKGKAFTALCYSADGQSVLAGGMSKFVCIYHVKEQILRKKFEISRNLSLDAMEEFLNRRKRTEFGNLALIDQDAGAEDGVAIPLPGVKKGDMSSRHLKPEIRVTSLRFSPTGRCWAATTTEGLLVYSLDAQMLFDPFELDTDVTPARIRAAVRQQDLTGAILMAFRLNERTLLQEVLESVPWDEVEVVSSSLPELYVEKVLEFLASSFEVSRHLEFYLLWTQKLLLVHGQKLKSRAGKVLPAVQFLQKSIQRHLDSVSKLCDWNRYNIQYALAVSKQRGIKRPSEPLGSEEEADASDDDDTLHPLGEGQEDGDRQLV, encoded by the exons ATGAAGTTCGCTTACCGG ttttcgaATTTGCTGGGGACAGTCTATCGGTGTGGAAACTTAAATTTTACATGCGATGGAAATTCAGTTATTAGTCCTGTGGGAAACAGAGTGACGGTGTTTGACCTTAAGAA CAACAAATCCAGCACTTTGCCCTTGGCCACTCGGTACAACGTTAAGTGTGTCGGGCTGTCCCCAGACGGCCGCCTGGCCATCATCGTCGATGAAG GGGGGGACGCGCTGCTGGTCAGCCTGGTCTGCAGGTCCGTGCTCCATCACTTCCACTTTAAGGGCTCCGTGCACAGCGTGTCCTTCTCCCCTGACGGCAG GAAGTTCGTTGTCACAAAAGGCAACATCGCTCAGATGTACCACGCCCCTGGGAGGAAGCGGGAATTCAACGCGTTCGTCCTGGACAAAACCTACTTTGGGCCGTACGATGAGACCACGTGCATCGACTGGACGGACGACTCCCG GTGCTTTGCGGTCGGGAGCAAAGACATGTCCACGTGGGTTTTCGGAGCTGAGCGCTGGGACAACCTCATCTACTATGCGCTGGGAGGACACAAGGATGCGATCGTGGCTTGCTTCTTTGAATCCGGCAGCCTAGAT CTGTACACGATCAGCCAGGACGGGGCCCTGTGTGTGTGGCAGTGTGACACCTCCCCCGAAGGCCTGAGGCCGAAAGCCCCCACGGGCTGGAAGGCAGATCTGCtgcagggggaagaggaggaggaggaggaggagcgggaggaggagACCACAGTCCGGGGGAAAACCGCACCGGCCCCGGAGGAGCAGCAGGGAAAAGTGAAATACTCCCGGCTAGCCAA GTACTTTTTCAATAAGGAGGGAGATTTCAACAACCTGACTGCTGCGGCCTTTCACAAAAAGACCCACCTCTTGGTCACCGGCTTTGCTTCTGGAATCTTCCACCTTCACGAGCTCCCCGAGTTCAACCTCATCCACTCCCTGAG CATCTCCGATCAGAGGGTCGCTTCCATCGCTGTCAACGGCTCCGGAGACTGGATCGCCTTTGGCTGTGCAG GCCTGGGCCAGCTGCTGGTGTGGGAGTGGCAGAGTGAGTCCTACGTGCTCAAGCAGCAGGGCCATTTCAACAGCATGGTGTCTCTGGCCTACTCCCCCGACGGGCAGTACATCGTCACCGGCGGTGATGACGGCAAG GTCAAGGTGTGGAACACCCTCAGTGGCTTCTGCTTCGTCACTTTTACGGAGCACTCAAGTGGGGTCACCGGCGTGACCTTCACTGCCACTGGCTATGTCATCGTGACCTCTTCCATGGATGGGACTGTGCGTGCCTTTGACCTTCACAG GTACCGGAACTTCCGCACCTTCACGTCTCCACGGCCCACCCAGTTCTCCTGCGTGGCTGTGGACTGCAGCGGGGAGGTCGTTTCGGCTGGGGCACAGGACTCCTTCGAGGTCTTCATCTGGTCCATGCAGACGGGCAGGCTCCTGGAC GTTCTGTCCGGCCACGAGGGCCCCATCAGCAGTCTGTGCTTTAGCCCGGTGAAGTCCGTCCTGGCCAGCGCCTCCTGGGACAGGACGGTGCGCCTGTGGGACATGGCAGACAGCTGGAGGACCACGGAGACGCTGGGCCTGACCTCGGATG CCCTGGCTGTGACCTTCCGTCCCGACGGGGCAGAGTTGGCCGTCGCCACACTGAACTCACAGATCACCTTCTGGGACCCCGAGAACGCCGTGCAGACGGGCTCCATCGAGGGCAGGCACGACCTCAAGACGGGCAGGAAGGAGCTGGACAAGGTCACCGCCAAGCACTCGGCCAAGGGGAA GGCCTTCACTGCTCTGTGCTACTCTGCGGACGGCCAGAGCGTCCTCGCGGGAGGGATGTCCAAGTTCGTGTGCATCTATCACGTCAAGGAGCAGATCCTCAGGAAGAAGTTCGAGATCTCCCGCAACCTCTCCCTGGACGCCATGGAG GAATTTCTGAACCGGAGGAAGAGGACAGAGTTTGGCAACCTGGCGCTAATCGATCAGGACGCCGGGGCAGAGGACGGAGTCGCGATCCCACTGCCGGGTGTGAAGAAAG GTGACATGAGCTCTCGGCACTTGAAGCCTGAAATCCGGGTGACTTCGCTTCGCTTCTCTCCCACCG GGCGCTGCTGGGCGGCCACCACCACCGAGGGGCTCCTCGTCTACTCCCTGGACGCCCAGATGCTGTTTGACCCATTTGAGCTGGACACCGACGTCACCCCCGCACGCATCCGGGCGGCCGTGCGCCAGCAGGACTTGACCGGGGCCATCCTCATGGCCTTCCGGCTCAACGAGCGGACGCTGCTACAGGAGGTCCTGGAGTCGGTGCCCTGGGACGAGG TCGAGGTCGTCAGCTCCTCGCTTCCTGAGCTGTACGTGGAGAAAGTGCTGGAGTTCTTGGCTTCCTCCTTCGAAGTGTCTCGCCACCTGGAATTCTACCTCCTATGGACCCAGAAATTGCTCCTGGTGCACGGGCAGAAGCTGAAGTCTAG AGCAGGGAAGGTGCTGCCGGCCGTTCAGTTCCTTCAGAAGAGCATCCAGCGGCACTTGGACAGTGTCTCCAAACT CTGTGACTGGAACCGCTATAACATCCAGTACGCTCTGGCAGTTTCCAAGCAGCGGGGCATAAAGCGCCCCTCAGAGCCGCTGGGAAGCGAGGAGGAAGCGGATGCGTCTGATGACGATGACACTCTGCACCCGCTCGGGGAAGGACAGGAAGACGGGGACAGACAGCTGGTGTAG
- the GATD3 gene encoding glutamine amidotransferase-like class 1 domain-containing protein 3, mitochondrial, which translates to MAAVRALVAPRLAAASAFAPFHAPAPRAALHSSAPRPRARVALVLSGCGVYDGTELHEASAVLVHLSRGGAEVQIFAPDVPQMHVIDHTKGQPSESETRNVLTESARIARGKITDLARLSAADHDAVVFPGGFGAAKNLSTFAVDGKDCRVHKDVERVLKEFHEAGKPIGLCCIAPVLAAKVLRGVEVTVGHEQEEGGKWPYAGTAEAIKALGAKHCVKGVTEAHVDQKNKVVTTPAFMCETALHHIHDGIGAMVKKVLELCGK; encoded by the exons ATGGCGGCGGTCAGGGCTCTGGTGGCACCCAGGCTGGCGGCGGCCTCCGCGTTCGCGCCGTTCCATGCACCCGCCCCGCGCGCGGCCCTACACAGCTCCGCGCCGCGGCCCCGGGCCAGGGTCGCGCTG GTGCTGTCTGGATGCGGAGTCTACGACGGGACTGAGCTCCACGAGGCCTCAGC GGTACTGGTACACTTGAGTCGTGGCGGGGCTGAGGTCCAGATCTTTGCTCCTGACGTCCCTCAGATGCACGTGATTGACCACACCAAGGGGCAGCCTTCTGAGAGCGAGACCAG gaACGTTCTGACGGAGTCTGCAAGGATCGCCCGCGGCAAGATCACCGACCTGGCCCGGCTCAGCGCGGCGGATCACGATGCTGTCGTCTTCCCTGGAGGCTTCGGAGCCGCCAAAAACCT GAGCACCTTCGCCGTGGACGGGAAAGACTGCAGAGTCCACAAAGACGTGGAGCGCGTCCTGAAGGAGTTCCATGAGGCCGGCAAGCCTATCGG CTTGTGCTGCATCGCTCCCGTTCTCGCAGCCAAAGTGCTCCGCGGCGTCGAGGTCACTGTGGGCCACGAGCAGGAGGAAGGCGGCAAGTGGCCCTACGCGGGGACTGCAGAGGCCATCAAGGCCCTGGGCGCCAAGCACTGTGTGAAGGGAGTGACC GAAGCCCACGTGGACCAGAAGAACAAGGTGGTCACGACCCCGGCCTTCATGTGCGAGACGGCGCTCCACCACATCCACGACGGGATCGGGGCCATGGTGAAGAAGGTGCTAGAACTCTGTGGGAAGTGA